The following proteins come from a genomic window of Flavobacterium crocinum:
- a CDS encoding acyltransferase family protein, protein METNKIPSSVLQTKQHFEILDGLRGVAAFAVVVFHFMEWIFTDPSKNFIGHGFLAVDFFFCLSGFVIGYAYDDRIAKMGIWNFFVARIIRLHPLVIAGSILGLLAFLFDPFGGHLELYSAGKIVLTFICSLFLIPFPVIADRGFNLFSFNAPAWSLFWEYIANIVYAVILYRIRKNFLFVLTIIAAFAICFVAYNSGNLLGGWSGPTFWDGCARISYSFLAGLLIYRFNLIIKSKLGFISLSGLLLLAFIMPFSEWNWMTEPLVVLFYFPLLISLGAGAVLKPGLEKICLFSGNISYPLYMTHYAVLWMFGNYYTNYKPDTSQLAFIVPIAVVLLVGFAYLVMIFYDVPVRNYLNSKRKEKLSKQKTPLS, encoded by the coding sequence ATGGAAACGAATAAAATACCTTCGTCAGTGCTGCAGACCAAACAACATTTTGAAATTTTAGATGGACTTCGTGGCGTTGCAGCCTTTGCCGTTGTTGTTTTTCATTTTATGGAATGGATTTTTACAGATCCGAGTAAAAATTTTATTGGTCATGGTTTTTTAGCTGTTGATTTTTTCTTTTGTCTTTCCGGTTTTGTAATTGGATATGCTTATGACGATCGTATTGCAAAAATGGGAATTTGGAATTTTTTTGTAGCCAGGATTATTCGACTTCATCCTTTAGTTATTGCAGGATCTATTTTAGGATTATTAGCCTTTTTATTTGATCCGTTTGGAGGTCATCTTGAATTGTATAGTGCAGGTAAAATTGTTTTGACTTTTATTTGCTCCCTGTTTTTAATACCATTTCCTGTAATTGCAGACCGAGGTTTTAATCTATTTAGTTTTAATGCGCCGGCATGGTCATTGTTTTGGGAATATATTGCCAATATAGTTTATGCTGTTATACTTTACAGAATTCGAAAAAACTTTCTTTTTGTGCTGACTATTATAGCCGCTTTTGCAATTTGTTTTGTGGCATACAATTCCGGTAATTTATTAGGAGGCTGGAGCGGGCCGACTTTTTGGGATGGCTGTGCGAGAATATCCTATTCTTTTTTAGCGGGATTACTAATCTACCGTTTTAATTTAATTATAAAAAGTAAATTAGGTTTTATTAGCTTAAGCGGATTATTGTTATTGGCTTTTATAATGCCGTTTTCAGAATGGAATTGGATGACAGAGCCCTTAGTCGTTTTGTTTTATTTTCCATTGCTAATTTCATTGGGAGCAGGCGCAGTCTTAAAACCTGGATTAGAAAAAATCTGTCTGTTTTCTGGAAACATTTCTTATCCGTTGTATATGACGCATTATGCGGTTTTATGGATGTTTGGAAATTATTATACTAATTATAAACCAGACACATCGCAGTTAGCTTTTATTGTACCAATTGCAGTTGTTTTGCTGGTTGGATTCGCTTATTTAGTTATGATATTTTATGATGTTCCAGTAAGGAATTATTTAAATAGTAAACGAAAGGAAAAGCTTTCTAAACAAAAAACTCCATTATCATGA
- a CDS encoding DMT family transporter — protein MKKSYLILHTAVLLAGFTGVFGKLIALNELTLVWYRVLFASIILFFILKSYKLKGLQSFSEIAKISKAGILITIHWIFFYASIKYSNISIGVVCYCLTSFFTAIFEPIINKKKFNLVQGLLSLFTLLGISLIFHFDSSYQLGILLGVISSAFAALYTIYNEKLVQFYDSKLINFYQMLGGTIVLGLTLPIYFYYFPEESFIPSLKDTFYLFVLASCCTVALYVMFAESLKKIPAFTVNLTFNLEPIYAIILAFLFFDEGKSINFSFYIGISLIMTSILLQSLISIKKRNVVEEPIS, from the coding sequence ATGAAAAAATCATATTTGATACTGCACACCGCAGTGTTACTAGCTGGTTTTACCGGCGTTTTCGGAAAACTTATTGCGCTTAATGAACTAACATTGGTTTGGTACCGAGTGTTATTTGCTTCAATAATCTTATTTTTTATTCTAAAATCATATAAGCTAAAAGGACTTCAATCTTTTTCAGAAATAGCAAAAATTTCCAAAGCAGGAATACTCATTACCATTCACTGGATTTTTTTCTATGCCAGCATTAAATATTCTAACATTTCAATTGGCGTAGTCTGTTATTGTTTAACAAGTTTCTTTACAGCCATTTTTGAACCGATTATAAATAAAAAGAAATTTAATTTAGTTCAGGGACTGCTAAGCTTATTTACGCTTTTAGGGATTAGTCTGATTTTCCATTTTGATTCATCCTATCAACTCGGAATCCTACTTGGAGTAATTTCTTCCGCATTTGCTGCTTTGTACACGATTTATAATGAGAAATTAGTTCAGTTTTACGACAGTAAATTGATTAACTTTTATCAAATGCTTGGCGGAACTATTGTTTTAGGATTGACACTGCCAATTTACTTTTATTATTTTCCGGAAGAATCTTTTATTCCGAGTTTAAAAGATACTTTCTATTTGTTTGTTTTAGCTTCTTGTTGTACTGTAGCTTTATATGTGATGTTTGCAGAATCGCTCAAAAAAATCCCGGCATTTACTGTAAACTTAACTTTTAACTTAGAACCTATTTATGCAATTATATTAGCTTTTCTATTTTTTGATGAAGGAAAATCGATTAATTTTTCATTTTATATTGGGATAAGTTTAATTATGACTTCAATTCTATTGCAATCATTAATTTCGATTAAGAAAAGAAACGTAGTCGAGGAGCCAATTTCTTAG
- a CDS encoding YdeI/OmpD-associated family protein: MTEYSANPKVDFYFEKEEKWQVELELLRSIALDCYLNEELKWGSPCYTFDKANIVLIHAFKEYCAFLFFKGALMKDADNILIQQTENVQAARQVRFTCVDDILNVKDSLKRYIYEAAEIEKAGLKVELKKVSEFEIAEEFQVKLNENHDLKKAFYDLTPGRQRAYLLHFSQPKQSKTREARVEKNIPQILAGKGLND; encoded by the coding sequence ATGACAGAGTATAGTGCAAATCCTAAAGTTGATTTTTATTTCGAAAAAGAAGAAAAATGGCAGGTGGAACTAGAGTTGTTGCGAAGCATTGCTTTAGATTGTTATCTTAATGAAGAATTAAAATGGGGAAGTCCATGTTATACTTTCGATAAAGCGAATATTGTTTTGATTCATGCTTTTAAAGAATATTGCGCTTTTTTGTTTTTTAAGGGCGCATTGATGAAAGATGCAGATAACATTTTAATTCAGCAGACGGAAAATGTTCAGGCAGCGCGCCAGGTTCGTTTTACTTGTGTTGATGATATCTTAAATGTAAAAGATTCTTTAAAAAGATATATTTATGAAGCCGCTGAAATTGAAAAAGCAGGTTTAAAAGTAGAATTGAAAAAGGTTTCTGAATTTGAAATAGCAGAGGAGTTCCAAGTTAAACTGAATGAAAATCATGATTTGAAAAAAGCTTTTTATGATTTAACTCCCGGAAGACAGAGAGCTTATTTGCTTCATTTTTCTCAGCCAAAACAATCTAAGACAAGGGAAGCAAGAGTGGAAAAAAATATTCCGCAAATTTTAGCAGGTAAAGGTTTAAACGATTAG
- the lpxA gene encoding acyl-ACP--UDP-N-acetylglucosamine O-acyltransferase — translation MKNTFVHTNASLGVNITLGNFTTIEDDVVIGDNTCIGNNVTILSGTRIGANCQIHSNSILGGIPQDLKYRNEYTLLEIGNDNIIREFVTINKGTISKMKTLIGNSNLIMSNAHIGHDCIIGNNCVIGFSVGMAGEVEVGDWSNISGLTAVHQFSIIGEHTMISGLSRVVKDVPPYIMAANDPLQYLGLNLVGLKRRGFNSKKLEEIKAIYRILFQEKRNTKFAVQLIENEFEQTIERDKVLDFVRQSKRGIIKGYRE, via the coding sequence TTGAAAAACACTTTTGTTCATACGAACGCTTCTTTGGGAGTTAATATTACTCTCGGAAATTTTACGACTATTGAAGATGATGTTGTAATTGGTGACAACACATGTATTGGGAATAATGTTACCATATTAAGCGGTACAAGAATTGGAGCAAACTGCCAGATTCATTCCAATTCAATATTAGGTGGAATTCCTCAGGATTTAAAATATCGGAATGAATATACCTTGTTAGAAATTGGGAATGATAATATAATTCGGGAGTTTGTCACGATTAATAAAGGAACAATTTCCAAAATGAAAACGCTCATCGGAAATTCTAATTTAATAATGTCTAATGCTCATATTGGACACGATTGTATAATTGGGAATAATTGCGTTATTGGTTTTAGTGTTGGAATGGCTGGCGAGGTAGAAGTTGGTGACTGGTCAAATATTAGCGGGTTGACAGCTGTGCATCAATTTTCGATTATTGGAGAACATACCATGATTAGCGGTTTAAGTCGAGTTGTAAAAGATGTTCCTCCTTACATTATGGCTGCGAACGATCCTTTACAGTATTTAGGGTTGAATTTGGTTGGATTAAAGAGAAGAGGATTTAATTCTAAGAAACTGGAAGAAATTAAAGCGATTTATAGAATTTTGTTTCAGGAAAAAAGAAACACAAAATTTGCTGTGCAGTTAATAGAAAATGAATTTGAGCAGACTATAGAACGCGATAAAGTTTTAGATTTTGTACGCCAATCAAAACGCGGTATTATAAAAGGCTATCGAGAGTGA
- a CDS encoding Crp/Fnr family transcriptional regulator: MDELIRIINSFQELDLETELAVRKYFVLEKFKKDEIVIQGGKICDKVYFIQSGTVRRFCFEDGIEVTKWIYTDNQFVTSMSSFFEQKPSFETFQTCENSILYSLSYSDEQILLQYPLFLKFHMNQLRLYLSKINEFHHLFRIMTAQQKYEFLLEFFPQIIIKAKLKYIASLIGVSQETLSRIRASIS, encoded by the coding sequence ATGGATGAATTAATTCGGATTATAAATAGTTTTCAGGAATTAGATTTAGAAACAGAACTTGCCGTGAGAAAGTATTTTGTTCTTGAAAAATTTAAGAAGGATGAAATAGTAATTCAAGGGGGAAAAATATGTGATAAAGTATATTTCATTCAATCGGGGACTGTTCGAAGATTTTGTTTTGAAGATGGAATAGAAGTTACCAAATGGATTTATACCGATAATCAGTTTGTAACCTCTATGAGTAGTTTCTTTGAGCAGAAACCTTCATTTGAAACTTTTCAGACTTGTGAAAATTCGATACTTTATTCACTTTCTTATTCAGATGAACAGATCTTATTGCAATATCCACTCTTTTTAAAGTTTCATATGAACCAGTTACGACTTTATCTTTCTAAAATTAATGAATTTCATCATTTGTTTCGGATTATGACTGCTCAACAGAAGTATGAATTTCTTTTAGAATTTTTTCCTCAAATTATTATTAAGGCCAAATTAAAATATATTGCTTCTCTTATTGGTGTTAGTCAGGAAACTTTGAGCAGAATTCGGGCTTCAATTTCTTGA
- a CDS encoding ABC transporter permease, which translates to MKLEYFIAKRLITAKDNKSSISAPIVKIAISAIAIGIIMMIVSVATGIGLQKKIRDKVSAFNGQVIISNFDNNNSEVTLVPISKKQDFYPNFKSVPEVSHIQAIATKAGIIRTENAFEGIVFKGVGPDYDWNNISEYIVEGKLPDFTKALNEDVIISKFLADRLNLKVGDQFNTFFVKEEQGKLPNSRRFKIVAIFNSGFQDFDSTYIIGDIRHIQRINKWNQDQIGAFEVFVNDFDNIKSIGDKIYQETNSNLDTKTIIEKYSYIFDWLKLFDFNIVIILAIMILVATINMIVALLVLILERTQMIGILKSMGSNNWAVRKIFLYNAFYLILRGLFWGNLIGISILLLQQHFGIVQLNPENYYVNQAPVYLNWIYILLLNLLTVTVCFIVLLVPSYIITKISPVKAIRFD; encoded by the coding sequence TTGAAATTAGAATATTTTATAGCCAAAAGACTTATTACTGCAAAAGATAACAAGAGCAGTATTTCTGCTCCTATAGTTAAAATTGCTATTTCTGCAATTGCCATAGGGATTATCATGATGATTGTTTCTGTAGCAACAGGAATTGGGTTGCAGAAAAAGATACGTGATAAAGTTTCGGCGTTTAACGGGCAGGTTATAATTTCGAATTTCGACAATAACAATTCTGAAGTTACTTTAGTTCCAATTTCAAAAAAACAGGATTTTTATCCCAATTTTAAATCGGTTCCTGAAGTAAGTCATATTCAGGCAATAGCTACTAAGGCGGGAATTATCAGAACAGAAAACGCATTTGAAGGAATTGTTTTTAAAGGAGTAGGGCCGGATTACGATTGGAATAATATTAGCGAATATATAGTAGAGGGTAAATTACCGGACTTTACTAAGGCTTTGAATGAAGATGTCATTATTTCAAAGTTTCTTGCGGATCGCTTAAATTTAAAAGTGGGCGATCAGTTCAATACCTTTTTTGTGAAAGAAGAGCAGGGAAAGCTTCCGAATAGCCGTCGTTTTAAGATTGTGGCAATATTTAATTCCGGATTCCAGGATTTTGATTCTACCTATATTATTGGAGATATTCGTCATATTCAGAGAATCAATAAGTGGAATCAGGATCAAATAGGAGCATTTGAGGTTTTTGTAAATGATTTTGATAATATTAAAAGTATAGGAGATAAGATCTATCAGGAGACAAATTCCAATTTAGACACTAAAACTATCATAGAAAAGTATAGTTATATTTTTGACTGGCTTAAGTTATTTGATTTTAATATTGTCATTATTTTAGCTATTATGATTCTTGTTGCTACTATTAATATGATCGTAGCTTTGTTAGTTCTTATTTTGGAGAGAACTCAAATGATAGGTATTTTAAAATCGATGGGATCAAACAATTGGGCAGTTCGGAAAATATTTTTGTATAATGCTTTTTATTTAATCCTTCGAGGATTGTTTTGGGGGAATTTGATTGGTATATCGATTTTGTTACTCCAGCAGCACTTCGGTATTGTTCAGTTAAATCCTGAGAATTATTATGTAAATCAGGCACCAGTATATTTAAATTGGATTTATATTCTTTTATTAAATTTGCTTACGGTTACTGTTTGTTTTATTGTGCTATTAGTACCATCCTATATAATAACGAAAATATCTCCGGTAAAAGCTATCCGTTTTGACTAG
- a CDS encoding YkgJ family cysteine cluster protein: MKQILNNLSKLAKDKHNENKKYFDKLKKKQPKNLDYIMQDLHDAEFKRTDCLKCANCCKTTGPLFTMADIERISKHFRQKPQQFIEQYLRIDEDKDYVLKSVPCTFLDNENYCMIYDVRPKACREFPHTDRNKFYQISNLTLKNVEICPAAYNIVEEMKKKLPL; encoded by the coding sequence TTGAAACAGATTTTAAATAACTTAAGTAAGTTAGCCAAAGATAAGCATAACGAGAATAAAAAGTATTTCGATAAGCTTAAAAAGAAACAGCCAAAGAATTTAGATTATATTATGCAGGATTTGCATGATGCTGAATTTAAAAGAACAGACTGTTTGAAATGTGCTAATTGCTGTAAAACAACTGGTCCTTTATTTACAATGGCCGATATCGAAAGAATCTCAAAACATTTTAGACAAAAGCCTCAGCAGTTCATTGAGCAGTACCTTAGAATTGATGAAGATAAAGATTATGTTTTAAAGAGTGTTCCTTGTACTTTTCTGGATAATGAAAATTATTGTATGATTTACGATGTGCGTCCAAAAGCCTGTCGTGAATTCCCACATACCGATCGGAATAAGTTTTATCAGATTTCTAACTTAACATTGAAAAATGTTGAAATTTGTCCTGCTGCATATAATATAGTAGAAGAGATGAAAAAGAAACTTCCGTTATAA
- a CDS encoding class I SAM-dependent methyltransferase: MKDLFGKAIFDFYTNNSPEDIITETSISEEDEMSVEYLFRSYNEMPKIEQKALQLAKGKILDVGCGAGSHALSLQNERNLEVTAIDISEKAIETCHLRGIKNTKVQNILNFEGEKFDTILLLMNGTGIFGKLKNCNEYLTKLKSLLNPEGQILIDSSDIIYMFDEDEDGGKWIPSNNDYYGELIFNISYKNEKEEPFDWLYLDYNTLQNAAIANGLQCELILEGEHYDYLAKLSI, translated from the coding sequence ATGAAAGATCTTTTCGGAAAAGCAATATTTGATTTCTATACCAATAATTCACCTGAAGACATTATAACTGAAACCTCTATTTCTGAAGAGGACGAAATGAGCGTAGAATATCTTTTTCGCAGCTACAATGAAATGCCAAAAATTGAGCAAAAAGCACTTCAGCTGGCAAAGGGAAAAATATTAGATGTGGGATGCGGAGCAGGAAGTCATGCTTTGTCATTGCAAAATGAACGCAATTTGGAGGTAACTGCTATTGATATTTCTGAAAAAGCAATTGAAACCTGCCACCTAAGAGGAATTAAAAATACCAAAGTTCAAAACATTTTAAATTTTGAGGGTGAAAAATTTGACACTATCCTACTCCTAATGAACGGAACCGGTATTTTTGGCAAATTAAAAAACTGCAATGAATACTTAACCAAATTAAAATCGCTATTAAATCCAGAGGGACAAATTCTAATTGACAGCTCTGATATCATTTATATGTTTGATGAAGATGAAGACGGAGGTAAATGGATTCCTTCGAATAATGATTATTATGGAGAACTAATATTCAATATCAGTTACAAAAATGAAAAAGAAGAACCTTTTGACTGGCTATATTTAGATTACAACACCCTTCAAAATGCCGCAATTGCAAATGGATTACAATGTGAACTCATTCTCGAAGGCGAACATTATGATTATTTAGCCAAACTTTCTATTTAA
- a CDS encoding YfiT family bacillithiol transferase, translating into MKELDLEKLKYPIGKFTAPDHYSPEYLLKKIEEIETFPKRLEKEVINLTNEQLDTPYRPDGWTVRQVIHHCAESHMNCYIRIKWALTENNPVIKAYDEVLWSELNDNLTMPIEPTLELLKGLHFRLAYIMRNLPESDLEKTFIHPSDNSENKLKKIIGMYAWHGNHHLAHITNLKEYKNWQ; encoded by the coding sequence ATGAAAGAATTAGATTTAGAAAAATTAAAATATCCCATTGGAAAATTTACAGCTCCTGATCATTACTCTCCGGAATATCTTTTGAAAAAAATCGAAGAAATTGAAACATTTCCGAAAAGATTAGAAAAAGAAGTAATTAACTTAACCAACGAACAACTCGACACTCCTTATCGTCCCGATGGATGGACTGTTCGACAAGTAATTCATCACTGTGCCGAAAGTCATATGAATTGTTATATTCGAATTAAATGGGCTTTGACCGAAAATAACCCTGTTATTAAAGCATACGACGAAGTACTTTGGTCTGAATTAAACGATAATTTAACGATGCCAATTGAACCAACTCTTGAATTATTAAAAGGTCTTCATTTCAGATTAGCTTACATTATGAGAAATTTACCTGAATCTGATTTAGAAAAAACTTTTATTCACCCTTCAGATAATTCAGAAAATAAACTCAAAAAAATTATCGGAATGTATGCATGGCACGGAAATCATCATTTAGCACATATTACCAATTTAAAAGAATATAAAAACTGGCAATAG
- a CDS encoding 7-carboxy-7-deazaguanine synthase QueE yields MLAKEIQLEVNKGAMLPLMEEFYTIQGEGSHTGRAAYFIRIGGCDVGCHWCDVKESWNAEIHPPTSIDLIVENAAKYADTVVVTGGEPLSWDMTLLTQRLKDRNLKVHIETSGAFPLSGTWDWICLSPKKNKLPTKTVYDNAHELKVIIYNKHDFIFAEEQAELVNDNAILFLQPEWSKKEEMTPLIVDYVMNNPKWRVSLQTHKYLNIP; encoded by the coding sequence ATGTTAGCAAAAGAAATACAATTAGAAGTAAATAAAGGGGCTATGCTTCCTTTGATGGAGGAATTTTATACCATTCAGGGTGAAGGTTCGCATACCGGAAGAGCTGCTTATTTTATCAGAATTGGAGGTTGTGATGTAGGATGTCATTGGTGTGATGTGAAAGAAAGCTGGAATGCTGAAATTCACCCGCCAACGAGTATTGATTTAATTGTTGAAAATGCAGCAAAATATGCTGATACGGTTGTAGTGACAGGCGGGGAGCCTCTTTCCTGGGATATGACACTACTGACGCAAAGATTAAAAGATAGAAATTTAAAAGTTCATATTGAAACTTCTGGTGCTTTTCCGCTTTCAGGAACTTGGGACTGGATTTGTCTTTCTCCAAAAAAGAACAAACTACCGACTAAGACGGTTTATGATAATGCACATGAATTAAAAGTTATTATCTATAATAAGCATGATTTTATTTTTGCTGAAGAGCAGGCAGAATTAGTTAATGATAATGCTATTTTGTTCCTTCAGCCGGAATGGAGTAAAAAAGAAGAAATGACACCTCTTATTGTCGATTATGTTATGAATAATCCAAAATGGCGAGTTTCGTTACAGACACATAAGTATTTGAACATACCTTAA
- a CDS encoding tetratricopeptide repeat protein, translating into MNKFKIFSLALIASAGAASAQDINEAKKAIDAEQFDKAKTILKSIIKAKPSDGEANFVLGNVYLNQSVVDSAKIYYNNGLQASDKKNLSYIGLGQLDLDAKNTAAAQANFALATKDMRKKDVNEFIYIARAYMNSENPDYKNAVEVLKRALLVDPQNAQALLAIGDAYYGSNNQNDAYKAYRDAFTADNTLLRAKMQLGVLLKGAKSYDEAIKSFNEVIALDANYGPVYRELAETYYKWARNKPSTAKVNLQNAITNYEKYLSLTDYSLDSKMRHADFLILVKDYKQLETVANKMIAEDKVNPRIYRYLGYAAYENGNVDVAIKSIQDYINTPSNKVIGRDYYYLGLAKIKKGTAADGTIDQAAFDAGLADIKKAIELEPLVVEEFADFGKELFGKKQYNQAAAIFQLGANNKESKNYLDDSVYYGISVYYGNAGKPAESRDKAALESANATFDKILEASPSYDEAYLYKGRINSALDKDDLIIKNYEEYVAKITAKGAEELAKPATTKKVIEAYNAIGAAYANTDKVKAVEYFNKTLVLDPANSYATQSIKSLK; encoded by the coding sequence ATGAATAAATTTAAAATTTTTAGTCTTGCTTTGATTGCTTCGGCTGGCGCGGCAAGTGCGCAAGACATCAACGAAGCAAAAAAGGCAATTGATGCAGAACAGTTTGATAAGGCAAAAACTATCCTTAAATCGATTATCAAAGCTAAACCATCTGATGGGGAAGCAAATTTTGTTTTAGGTAACGTTTATTTAAATCAATCTGTAGTCGACTCTGCAAAAATCTATTACAATAATGGATTACAAGCTTCAGACAAAAAAAACTTGAGCTATATTGGTTTAGGTCAATTAGACTTAGATGCTAAAAATACAGCAGCTGCTCAGGCAAATTTTGCTTTGGCTACTAAAGACATGAGAAAAAAAGATGTGAATGAATTCATTTACATCGCAAGGGCATACATGAATTCTGAGAATCCGGATTACAAAAATGCGGTTGAAGTTTTAAAGCGTGCTTTATTAGTTGATCCTCAAAATGCGCAGGCACTTTTAGCTATTGGTGATGCATATTACGGATCAAACAATCAAAACGATGCTTACAAAGCATATCGTGATGCTTTTACTGCAGACAATACTTTGTTAAGAGCAAAAATGCAGTTAGGGGTTTTATTAAAAGGTGCTAAATCTTATGATGAAGCTATTAAATCATTCAATGAGGTAATTGCTTTAGATGCTAACTACGGACCGGTTTACAGAGAGCTTGCTGAAACATATTACAAATGGGCAAGAAACAAACCTTCTACTGCTAAGGTTAATTTGCAAAATGCAATTACAAACTACGAGAAATATTTAAGTCTGACAGATTACTCTCTTGATTCTAAAATGCGTCATGCTGATTTCTTAATCTTGGTTAAAGATTACAAGCAATTAGAAACTGTTGCAAACAAAATGATTGCTGAGGATAAAGTAAATCCAAGAATCTACAGATATTTGGGATATGCTGCTTACGAAAATGGAAATGTTGACGTAGCTATTAAATCTATCCAGGATTATATTAATACTCCATCAAACAAAGTAATTGGTAGAGATTACTACTACTTGGGTTTAGCAAAAATTAAAAAAGGTACTGCTGCAGACGGAACAATCGATCAGGCTGCTTTTGATGCAGGTTTAGCTGATATCAAAAAAGCAATCGAATTAGAGCCTCTGGTAGTTGAGGAATTTGCAGATTTTGGAAAAGAATTGTTTGGTAAAAAACAATACAATCAGGCAGCTGCGATTTTTCAACTTGGCGCAAACAATAAAGAATCTAAAAACTATTTAGATGATTCGGTTTATTATGGAATTTCTGTTTACTACGGTAATGCTGGTAAACCTGCTGAAAGCCGTGATAAAGCTGCTTTAGAAAGTGCAAATGCTACTTTTGATAAAATTCTTGAAGCATCTCCATCATATGATGAAGCTTACTTGTACAAAGGAAGAATTAACAGCGCATTGGATAAAGATGATTTGATTATTAAAAACTACGAAGAGTATGTGGCTAAAATAACTGCTAAAGGTGCTGAAGAGTTGGCAAAACCTGCAACAACTAAAAAAGTTATTGAAGCTTATAATGCAATTGGTGCTGCTTATGCTAACACAGATAAAGTTAAAGCTGTTGAATATTTCAATAAAACTTTAGTTTTAGATCCTGCAAATTCATATGCTACACAATCTATAAAATCTTTAAAATAA
- a CDS encoding PstS family phosphate ABC transporter substrate-binding protein has translation MLKYSKALVFVVFVFLFAMCNQKNKNEAEKETILKGSLDVGVDETVKQIVDDQVAVFEGTYYDAKINVKSKSEAEVINDLLNQKTKVAITTRDLTEEEKARFEKNKINPRVTPFAQDAVAFISNKSNNDTLIALKSVIDFMQGKPDSKIKGLVFDNPNSSTVRYMKNLAKVNEIPKNDVFSFKTNNEVIKFVKENDGMIGVIGVNWLYQPTPDMVETVKQINVLSVKPLNDNQYYSPTQDDLALGKYPLARDLFIINCQGYTGLGMGFASFIAGDIGQRIVLKSGLLPYKTPGRKLNIRSEIIKDKE, from the coding sequence ATGTTGAAATATAGTAAGGCTTTAGTATTTGTAGTTTTTGTCTTTTTGTTTGCCATGTGTAACCAAAAAAACAAAAATGAGGCTGAAAAAGAAACCATTTTAAAGGGATCGCTGGATGTTGGAGTGGATGAAACAGTAAAACAGATTGTAGACGATCAGGTTGCGGTTTTTGAAGGAACTTACTATGATGCAAAAATTAATGTTAAATCAAAATCAGAAGCTGAAGTAATCAATGATTTGTTAAATCAGAAGACCAAAGTTGCAATAACGACCAGAGATTTAACAGAAGAGGAAAAAGCTCGTTTTGAGAAAAACAAGATTAATCCACGTGTAACACCATTTGCTCAGGATGCCGTTGCATTTATTTCAAATAAAAGCAATAATGATACATTAATTGCGTTGAAAAGTGTAATCGATTTTATGCAGGGGAAACCAGATTCTAAAATTAAAGGTTTAGTTTTCGATAATCCAAACTCAAGTACCGTTCGTTATATGAAGAATTTAGCGAAAGTTAATGAGATTCCGAAAAATGATGTTTTTTCTTTTAAAACAAATAATGAGGTAATTAAATTTGTGAAAGAGAATGATGGAATGATTGGAGTTATTGGTGTTAACTGGTTATATCAGCCAACACCGGATATGGTCGAAACTGTAAAACAAATTAATGTTTTAAGTGTAAAACCTTTAAATGACAATCAATATTACAGCCCAACTCAGGATGACTTAGCGTTAGGTAAATATCCTTTGGCACGTGATTTGTTTATTATTAATTGTCAGGGTTATACTGGGCTAGGAATGGGCTTTGCTTCATTTATAGCTGGAGATATTGGTCAGCGTATAGTTTTAAAATCAGGTTTACTGCCATATAAAACTCCGGGGCGTAAACTTAATATTAGAAGTGAAATTATAAAAGATAAAGAATAA